TTCAAAGCTTTCTTGAGTAACATTTACATGCACCTTGGACGCATTTATAACTTCTAGATTAATTCCCTGATCTTGTAACTTAATATTAGTCAATTTACTTTCAAGCTTACTTTCAATATTTGAAATTATAGAAAGTGATGGTGATTCTTCAGAAAAAAACTTTATATGCGTTGAAACATCGTCAATTTCTACCAATTTATCAACATGTAATAACCCATAGGCTGATGTTTCTTTAGTAAGTGTTATAGCATCTTCTAAAGACATATTTTCTAAAACATTATAGGTTGTATTATCTGAATTTTCAAAAACATCATGTAAAAAACCAGACTCATCTAGAATTGTAATAGTCCTAATTTTATCATTATTCAATTGTGATAAATAAGTAACAACAGATATAAGAGCAATCATAATAATTGGACTTAAAAAAGTCATTACTATAAAAGCTTTATTTTTAACCTTTGTTAAATATTCTCGCTTTATAATTAATGGTAAATGATTCATAAAATAAATAATTTTTCAAAAACAACTATCCTCAAGCTTTATGCCTTTAAGGTTTTAAGTGGTTTCTTTTTGAACTTTAGTTAATACAATCCAAAATTCAGTATTTTTAGATTCCCGCTTTTGCGAGAATGATAATTTTAACGGAACCACGAGACTATGTCCCGAGGCATTCTTTTCAATTAATTATTCTTTACAGTTTGAATAAAAATATCGTTGACACTTGGAATGAGTTCTACAAAATGAGACACCTCGCCTTTAGATGTTAAATAGTTTAATAAATCGTTTGGTGTATGACTACCAGACAACTTAATGTTTAGTTTTAATTCGTTGTCTAAAGTTTTAAAATTAGCTGGATTTACCTCAAACTTTTCAGATAATTCATGTTTTAAAATACCGCTATCTCTAGTTTTTATACCAACTTCAAACGTATTAATTTTATATTGGCGTTTTATATCAATTAACTTACCTTCAATAAGTTTGTTAGATTTATTGATTAATGCAATATCATCACATAACTCTTCCACAGATTCCATTCTATGAGTTGAAAAAACAATAGTCGCTCCATTATCTCTTAAACGTAAAATTTCATCTTTAATTAAATTAGCATTTATAGGGTCGAAGCCCGAAAATGGTTCGTCAAAAATCAATAACTTTGGTTGATGCAATACGGTAACAATAAATTGAATTTTTTGAGCCATCCCTTTTGACAGTTCTTGAATTTTCTTGTTCCACCAATCTCCAATTTCTAAACGTTCAAACCAGTATTTTAAACGCGCTCTTGCTTCAGTTTTACTAAGCCCTTTTAATTGCGCTAAATACAAAGCTTGCTCGCCAACCTTCATTGATTTATACAAACCACGCTCTTCTGGCAAATAACCAATATCTCTTATATGTGCATCGTTAAGTAATTCACCGTCTAAAAGTACAGCTCCAGAATCTGGCATTGTTATTTGATTAACTATACGTATCAATGTTGTCTTACCCGCACCATTAGGTCCTAACAACCCAAATATACTACCTTTAGGAACTGATATTGATATATTATTAAGTGCTGTAAAGTCTCCAAATTTTTTAGAAACTTCTTTAACTTCTAATAAGTTACTCATTAGTTTTCTTATTGACTTGTTATCGGTAAA
The nucleotide sequence above comes from Flavobacteriaceae bacterium HL-DH10. Encoded proteins:
- a CDS encoding ABC transporter ATP-binding protein, yielding MSNLLEVKEVSKKFGDFTALNNISISVPKGSIFGLLGPNGAGKTTLIRIVNQITMPDSGAVLLDGELLNDAHIRDIGYLPEERGLYKSMKVGEQALYLAQLKGLSKTEARARLKYWFERLEIGDWWNKKIQELSKGMAQKIQFIVTVLHQPKLLIFDEPFSGFDPINANLIKDEILRLRDNGATIVFSTHRMESVEELCDDIALINKSNKLIEGKLIDIKRQYKINTFEVGIKTRDSGILKHELSEKFEVNPANFKTLDNELKLNIKLSGSHTPNDLLNYLTSKGEVSHFVELIPSVNDIFIQTVKNN